Within Mucilaginibacter inviolabilis, the genomic segment AGCTTTCGGATAGCGTTTCTGTGGGAGAAGCAATAATATATTTGGCCTTGTCCTTAAACTCATACAACACCTCAACGCCACCCATCGAGCATGCATCGAAGATCAGGAATTCCAGATTGTCGGGCAAGGCATTTTTCAGGTCTATGATATCCATTTCTTTTCCCGAATCTTCGCCAAATGAAAAAGTTTTGAGCTGACCGGAGGGAGGAGCCCAGGATGTAGCATGCGACCAGAGGATAAGACCATAACTTTGCGCCGGAAACTCGGCCTGTGCATATTGAACTACATTATGAAGAAACTGAGCATCCGAAGGATTGCTGCTATTAAATACTTTAACGGTATCACTAACGATCCTGTTCACATCAGCATCAGCTTTGATCTTGAGCAAGTAGGAATTCGCACTGTTTGTTTTGATATAGACCAGTAAAGTTCCGTCTAATGCACCGGCGCCTTTTTCCATCATATTGATACTGTTCAGGGCATCATATCTCAAATCGTTGTTGGCCTCCATGTATACCAACACAGTCTTCTTTGCAATGCTTTTTTTTATCGCTCCCTCCTTTTTACAAGATAATGAGGCGCTAAGAAAGAGAAAAATAAAAAACAGAAAAAAATTATGTTTTAGGGATTTCATGAACAGTAATCTCTGTTGCCCGGTGACAACATCATAAAATCAGGAGAAGACAAATCTATCAGCCACAATAATTATTGTTCAGATTCATTGAATTCCTGGCCTGCAAAATTACATCTATCCGTCAAGTATTTTTATTATCAAATTGTTAACTATTGTTATATCATCAACCCTATTTTTTGACTATAGCGCAGGGAAATAATTTCATATAAATCTGATTATCAGTAATTAAAAAACTTTTTCAAGTTAACAAAATCTTGTCACCGGCTTAACCTCAAGGCTACATTCCGGCGTTTTCTTTGTGAGCTCAAACTTGTTAAGCCTTTGGATACAACTGCTGACCTTATCTAAAACTCCGCCCCTACCGTTTTAGGTCATTAACCTGCTAATCACTTAAAAATAAATATGCGTATTAAATCCTTAAAAATTCCTGCTTTTGCACTGCTGTTGATGTTCGTCGGTGCCTGTAAAAAAGACAACAAAAAAGATGTGCCTGGCGTCGGCCAGGCCGAAGTTCAATTCTCATCTACCATCAGTGGTCAGATCAAGACCAAGGCGGTAAACGATTCCTGGGAAGCTAATGATGCTATCGGGGTGTTTATGAAAACCGGTACCGGATTAAGTAATGTTTTAGCCGCCAACAAATCTTATATGACCACTGGCGATGGTACATTCAAAGCATCTTCGACAGACCAGACCATTTATTATCCCGAAGACGGCAGCAAGGCCGATTTCATTGCTTATTATCCCTATAAGCAAAGCTTAACCGACGCCAATTACCCGGTTAATGTAACCGACCAATCGGCACAGGGAGCTATTGACCTGATGTACGCCAATAATGCGACAGGCTTGAGCAAAACCAACACCAACGCACAACTTGTTTTTGTACACCAGTTATCTAAAATTCAGATTACTGTAAAAAACGGTGTTGGCGTTGCTGATCTGAATGGTCTGAGAACAACCATCTCTGGTTTAAAAACCACTGCCAATTTTGCTTTGGCTACAGGATTTCTAAGTGGTCAGGGCCAGGTATCCGATATCCAGGCCAAAACCAGTGTCCAGAACGGGCTCACTGTAGCGGAGGCCATTGTGCTCCCGACTACAGATGAAACTGGTATTAAAGTAGTTTTTGTATTGAATGCCAAAACCTATACCTGGACCTTACCTGCGGGTACCACCTTTGAACAGGGCAAGAAATACACTTACGAAGTGGAGTTACAGGGAGCTGGCGGCAATAGTGGTATCGCCGCATCATTGAATGCGATTATCACCAACTGGACAGATACCCCCTCAGGCAGCTATTCTTTAGATCAGGAAACAGGAAGCTCAAATCCTCCGCAAACTTCTGCCTATATGGAAACACCGTTAATTACTACGGATAATAATATGACCTATATCTTCCATAATTCGCCTGACAATGCAAACGTGCGGGATTATGCGATGCTTTATGACAAACGTTATAAAATGGCTTATTGGGTGGCTTATCCCCTGCATGCTTCCTACATCGGCGGCTCCGGAAGAACAGACGCCTGGGCATTTGATCCATCCCTTCCCCAAAGCCAACAAGTAGACCTGAGCAGCTCCTTTGGTAATGGTTATGACCGCGGACACCAGATTCCAAGCGGTGACCGAACCGCATCCAGGACGTTGAATCAGACCACTTTTTATTATACCAATATGACGGCCCAGATATCTTCGATGAACCAGGGTATTTGGGAAAACCTGGAATCGCAGGTACGTACCTGGATGAGCAAGGGTGATACTCTATATGTGGTGACCGGTGCTTCTATCAAAACAGCTACCGATGCTACCATCAATTATGCGAAGGGTTCGGCTATACCGAAATATTACTATAAAGCTCTGGCCCTCAAGAAAGGCGATGTGTACTACACCATAGGTTTTAAGATCAACAACGCAATCATCCCGTCGCCTCTTACTTACAACAGTTTCCGCATCAGTGTAAGTGACCTTGAAAAAGAAACAGGCTTTACTTTTTTCCCAAAACTTTCTACAACAGTAAAAACAACGATCGATAACACAATCTGGAATTAATCTTACACACACAATCAAATGAAAAAACAAAACATCCTGCTGGCAACAACCGTATCGCTGCTCATTCTGGGCAGTTCATGCAAAAAGGAGAACAAACACGAAGGTGGCAATCCAACCGGTTCTAAGGCGGTGCAATTCACAGCTTCTATCAATGGTCAGATCAAAACCAAAGCATCGAATGATCAATGGGGTGCTGGCGATACGATCGGCGTATTTATGAAGACAGGTACCGGCCTGAGCAACGTGCTTGCGGCTAACAAATCTTATTCAACTACCGGTGACGGGGCATTTACGCCATCAAAAACAGATCAGACCATTTATTATCCTGAAAACGGAACGGTAGACTTCATCGCCTACTATCCATTCAAACAAATCCTTTCGGGCAATACCTATCCGGTTGACGTGACTAAACAGGCTAATCAGAGCGCTATCGACCTGCTTTATTCGAATAACGCAACTGGTTTAAGCAAAACCAGTACACTTGCTAACCTGGTATTTGCACACCAATTATCAAAAATCGAATTCACTGTTAAAAATGGTGCAGGTGTAGCCGATCTGAATGGTCTGACTGTAAGCCTGGCGGGGCAAAATGCCAAAGCTAATTTCGATCTGGCAGCCGGTACATTATCAAATACAACAGCAACTGCCGATATCAGTGCAAAAACCACTACTCAGACCGGCTCTGTTCTGGCCGAAGCTATTGTGCTGCCAACAGCAGATGCCAGTGGTAAGGTAGTTACCTTCAGTCTTCCTGCTGGTCAGTTCAAATTGACCTTACCTGCAGGCACCAAGTATGAGCAAGGAAAAAAATACACTTATGATATTGAGTTAAAGAATGGATCGGCGGGTACTCCGGTTGCTGCAGCCATATCGGCAACAATTACCAACTGGACCAATGTGCCATCCGGATCTTATACCGTAGGCCAGGATTCGACAGCTAATCCACCAGCAGGTACAGAGGAAGTATTGTTTACCGAAACTTTTGGTACCGGTTCGGCAAGTACTAAACCAAAAGTTAGTGCTTATAGCGGCTGGGCAAATCCAAGCTGGACTTTCAGCGACAGTTTTGGCACCGCTGATTTACGCACTATCAGTGCTTATCCAGACAATATACATTTATGGCTTCCGGCTACTAAGGATGCTTCATTGAAAATCGAAAACATACAGATTACAGGTTACACTAAGCTGAAACTTAAATATGATCTGGCCCCTAATGCGGCCTCGGCATCATCGGTTACAGACGTGAATGTGATTAGCGTTAAAGTGAACGGTATAAGCATCACTGTTCCTAGTCGCCAGCTTACCAACGCAGACAATAATAAATTTGTAACTGTCGAATTAAGTAACATTACTGCTTCAGCAACCAACACCATCGAATTTATGGGGTCGGCGGCTACCAATACCTTAGGTATGCGCCTGGATAATCTGGTGGTTATCGGCGTGAAATAATTGATCAAAAATCTAAATGAGCGAGCCTGTCCCCAAAAAGGACAGGCTTTTTTATTAATTACATGAGGTCAACACGTAAAATTACAGCGGCAATTTAATGCTTCTGTACACATTCCCCCCCTTGTAATTTCGCGACTATTTTAGTTTTAAATTGCTATGACTTATAACCAATACTAACTTCCTATTTAACAAAGCATCATTAAGCCTTAATCCTACCGCATGACCTCATTATTTAGTTTTGCCATCAGAAACTTAATACATTTTAACAAAACAAAAAATGAGGAAATTTTTACTTCTCTCCTTACTCTGCTTTTTTACCACGATGCATGTTTTTGCACAGGTAACGTCCAGCAGCATGTCGGGGACAATCAAAGACGACAAGAATGTCACATTACCAGGTGCAACCGTAAAAGCAACGCATTTACCTTCAGGAACAGTTTATGCTGTAATCACCAACAAAGATGGGTTATTCAGTATTCCGGGCATGCGTACCGGTGGCCCATACAAGGTTGAAATATCTTTTATAGGTTTCAGCAAATCAACCTATACCGATATTACACTACAATTAGGACAGCCTTATATTTTAAATTCAAACATGTCTGCAACCGGTGTGGAATTACAGGTTGTAACCGTTAAGGGTACTAAGCGTTTAGCAACTGCACGTACAGGCGCAAGTACCAGTATTGATAGAAAATCAATCGAAACTTTGCCTACATTTTCGCGTAGTATTACCGATTTTACCCGTTTATCACCACAGGCAAGCGGTAGCAGTTTTGCCGGTCGCGATCCAAGGTATAACAGTATAACAGTTGACGGAGCCAACCTGAACAACACCTTTGGTACCTCTAATGACTTGTTACCCGGCGGCGGCACTCAGCCAATCTCTATAGAAGCTTATGATGAGATTTCAATAAATGTTGCTCCTTTTGATGTGAAACAATCGGGCTTTACAGGAGCCGGGGTGTATGCTACCACTAAAAGCGGTACTAATACCTTCCATGGTTCTGCGTATACCTATTACAAAAACCAGTCGTTTAACGGTAACAATATCGGCGATAACTACATCGGTAATAACGTAGCCAAAGCCAGCACTAAAATTTACGGCTTTACCTTAGGCGGTCCAATCATTAAAAACAAATTGTTCTTCTTCGGTAACTTCGAAAAGGAAAATTCAACTTCACCAGGTATCAACTATTCACCCAAAGGAGGTTCTGGTAATGGCACCATTGCCGGTACACCCGTTGCAGATTTAGTTAAAGTATCTGATTACCTGAGAACTAAATTCGGTTATGAGACCGGTGCTTACGACAATTTTGATGCATTTAAGCCAAAAAACACCAAGTACCTGTTAAAACTGGATTGGAACATCAATGACAAAAATAAGCTGACAGTTAAATATAGCTATTTAAACGCTACGAGCGATCAGCAGATAAATGCTGGCAGCACGCCAAACAATGCTGCTTATTCGTTCACCAATAGTACTGGTGGAACTACAACACGTGGTACCGGTGGTTTACCAAACAATCGCTACAGCAATCAATCAATTGCCTTCGCCAATTCAAATTACGGATTTATCAATAAGATAACTACCGGAACTGCAGAGTTAAACAGCTCAATCAGTCCTAAATTATCAAACCAGTTATTGTTAACCTTTAAAAGGTACGATAATCCAAGAACATCTAAAGGTGACATATTCCCAACCATAGACATCTTTAATGGTCAGGGTAATAACTACATTACCGCAGGTTCTGATCCGTATACCAAATACAACGAGGTTATTGATAATACAACCAGTTTATATGACAACGTAACCTATTACGCAGGTAAGCATACCATTACAGGTGGTATTAACTATGAGTATCAGCGTATTGGTAACTCCTATATGCCTGGTGCAGCGGGTTCATATATCTATAACTCATTAGATGATTTTCTAAATGATCGCGCACCAATCCAATTTACCTATAACTACTCACTGGTACCCGGACAGGATAAAGTATTTGCTGCTAACTTAAAAGTGGGTACGCTAAGTTTATATGCTCAGGACGAGTATACGGTAAACAGTAATTTCAAAATTACTTATGGTTTACGCGCAGATAAAAGTATTTACCTGCAAAATCCAATAGAAAACCCGCAAATGACAGCGTTATTGTTGCCGGATGCCAATGGTAACATGAAATCTTATAGCTCTGGTTTATGGCCAAAGTCAAGAATAATGTTATCACCAAGAATTGGATTCAGAGCAAGCTTCCTGGATGATAACTCACTAGTGTTCCGTGGTGGAATGGGTATTTTTACCGGCAGGGTTCCTTATGTGTTTTTAACCAATGGCCCAAGCAACAGCGGTATGTATAACTTTGGCGGCGTTGCTACAGCAGAACAGCTAAAAACCATTAAATTAAACCGCGATCCAAGTACTTATGCCTCCTTGTTCCCGCAGTCGGCAGGTACAGCAATCCAATCGACGACAGTGTTAATCGACCGTAATTTCAAGTTCCCGCAAATTTTCAGGGTTAACGCCGCTTTAGAGAAAAATCTGGGTAATGGTTTTACCGCAACTTTTGAAGGTTTATATACTAAAGATATCAACGCAACCCGCATGCGTAATGCAAACCTTAAAGCGCCTACCGGTGTCCTTATCGAAGGTGATCAATCAAGGGTACGTTATGTGGGAACAGGCGCTAACGGCTTGGTTACTGCCAATGACCGTCTAATTTATCCTAACATCAATACCGCGGTAATATTAGAAAACACGAATAAAGGTTACGCTGCCTCTGCCACAGCACAGTTAACCAAAAGATTTGAAAACGGCCTGTTTGCTTCTGCATCTTATACCTACACCAAGGCCCAGGAGGCATTTAGTACCGCAGGCTCAACAGCAGCCAGTGTTTGGGCTTCTACTACAAATGTAGGCACCAGTAACGATATAGAACTTGGCAACACACCAAACTTTGTACCTCATCGTGTGGTTGCTTATGCATCTTACAGATTTAACTATCTTGATCATGCTGCTACCACTATCGGTTTATTCTACCAGGGATCAGCACAAGGTTTCGGAGGTTACAGCTATACCGTTAATGGTGATTTGAACGGAGACGGAAACGGATCTTCAGACCTGATGTACATTCCTAAAAAGGCGAGCGAGTTAACTTTTGCTTCTTACACAGCTACTGTAAACGGTGTGGTATATACTTTTACGCCTCAACAACAAGCCGCTGCTCTGGAGCAGTTTATCAACAATACTCCTTATCTGAAAAAACACAGAGGTCAGTACGCTCAAAGAAACGCAGCTTATTTCCCTTGGTATAACCGTATAGATGCCAATTTACTACAGGACTTCTATTTTACTACCGGTAAAAATAACCAGAGACATACCTTGCAATTAAGTGCCGTTGTACAAAACCTGCCTAACTTATTGAGTAAATACTGGGGCATACAAAAGCAAGCTACTTATACCAGCCCACTTACTTATACCAGTATTGATAACAATGGCGTACCAAGTTATAACATGCGCCAGTTAAACGGACAATTGGTAAATACACCATTTGTTGATGCTACCTCTGGTACAACATGGAGTTTATTAATTGGTGCCAAGTATATTTTTTAATCAACGATAGCATTCAGAATTTTAAATAGAAAACAATGAAAAAAAATATAATCATGACTTTTGTAATGCTGTTAACATTAACCATGTTTTCGTGCACAAAGAAGGCCGATATTGAGGGAATTGAACCCAAACTACCCCCACTGCAACTAAGCAGCCTGGGATACCAGCAAGTGAGCCCTTTTACCATATCAAATACAGTTTTGCAGTTGAATTTTGGGGCAACTACTACTAATATGACTACAGGAGCGTTTAAAGTAGACATCCTTAACGGCTCCACAGTTATTAAAACCGTTAATTTTGCTGCCTGGACTGGTAAAGATGAGTCATCAACCGGTACTACTACCAACCATACCATCGACTACACTTTGCAATCAACTACTT encodes:
- a CDS encoding fimbrillin family protein, with the translated sequence MRIKSLKIPAFALLLMFVGACKKDNKKDVPGVGQAEVQFSSTISGQIKTKAVNDSWEANDAIGVFMKTGTGLSNVLAANKSYMTTGDGTFKASSTDQTIYYPEDGSKADFIAYYPYKQSLTDANYPVNVTDQSAQGAIDLMYANNATGLSKTNTNAQLVFVHQLSKIQITVKNGVGVADLNGLRTTISGLKTTANFALATGFLSGQGQVSDIQAKTSVQNGLTVAEAIVLPTTDETGIKVVFVLNAKTYTWTLPAGTTFEQGKKYTYEVELQGAGGNSGIAASLNAIITNWTDTPSGSYSLDQETGSSNPPQTSAYMETPLITTDNNMTYIFHNSPDNANVRDYAMLYDKRYKMAYWVAYPLHASYIGGSGRTDAWAFDPSLPQSQQVDLSSSFGNGYDRGHQIPSGDRTASRTLNQTTFYYTNMTAQISSMNQGIWENLESQVRTWMSKGDTLYVVTGASIKTATDATINYAKGSAIPKYYYKALALKKGDVYYTIGFKINNAIIPSPLTYNSFRISVSDLEKETGFTFFPKLSTTVKTTIDNTIWN
- a CDS encoding clostripain-related cysteine peptidase translates to MLVYMEANNDLRYDALNSINMMEKGAGALDGTLLVYIKTNSANSYLLKIKADADVNRIVSDTVKVFNSSNPSDAQFLHNVVQYAQAEFPAQSYGLILWSHATSWAPPSGQLKTFSFGEDSGKEMDIIDLKNALPDNLEFLIFDACSMGGVEVLYEFKDKAKYIIASPTETLSESFPYQNIVPLLFQTPDHLSDVGQAYYNYYNAYTDDRRSATVVLIKTSELADLASQMKTLMLSHKKYGDALISAGVQRLDYTANFPVPNYDFGDFLTHNFEAADLNGINQALGKVILYKAATPSFLGVPIRKFSGLTSYIPYQGDKNLTYYKKLQWYTNAGLSVLFDQ
- a CDS encoding fimbrillin family protein gives rise to the protein MKKQNILLATTVSLLILGSSCKKENKHEGGNPTGSKAVQFTASINGQIKTKASNDQWGAGDTIGVFMKTGTGLSNVLAANKSYSTTGDGAFTPSKTDQTIYYPENGTVDFIAYYPFKQILSGNTYPVDVTKQANQSAIDLLYSNNATGLSKTSTLANLVFAHQLSKIEFTVKNGAGVADLNGLTVSLAGQNAKANFDLAAGTLSNTTATADISAKTTTQTGSVLAEAIVLPTADASGKVVTFSLPAGQFKLTLPAGTKYEQGKKYTYDIELKNGSAGTPVAAAISATITNWTNVPSGSYTVGQDSTANPPAGTEEVLFTETFGTGSASTKPKVSAYSGWANPSWTFSDSFGTADLRTISAYPDNIHLWLPATKDASLKIENIQITGYTKLKLKYDLAPNAASASSVTDVNVISVKVNGISITVPSRQLTNADNNKFVTVELSNITASATNTIEFMGSAATNTLGMRLDNLVVIGVK
- a CDS encoding TonB-dependent receptor, producing MRKFLLLSLLCFFTTMHVFAQVTSSSMSGTIKDDKNVTLPGATVKATHLPSGTVYAVITNKDGLFSIPGMRTGGPYKVEISFIGFSKSTYTDITLQLGQPYILNSNMSATGVELQVVTVKGTKRLATARTGASTSIDRKSIETLPTFSRSITDFTRLSPQASGSSFAGRDPRYNSITVDGANLNNTFGTSNDLLPGGGTQPISIEAYDEISINVAPFDVKQSGFTGAGVYATTKSGTNTFHGSAYTYYKNQSFNGNNIGDNYIGNNVAKASTKIYGFTLGGPIIKNKLFFFGNFEKENSTSPGINYSPKGGSGNGTIAGTPVADLVKVSDYLRTKFGYETGAYDNFDAFKPKNTKYLLKLDWNINDKNKLTVKYSYLNATSDQQINAGSTPNNAAYSFTNSTGGTTTRGTGGLPNNRYSNQSIAFANSNYGFINKITTGTAELNSSISPKLSNQLLLTFKRYDNPRTSKGDIFPTIDIFNGQGNNYITAGSDPYTKYNEVIDNTTSLYDNVTYYAGKHTITGGINYEYQRIGNSYMPGAAGSYIYNSLDDFLNDRAPIQFTYNYSLVPGQDKVFAANLKVGTLSLYAQDEYTVNSNFKITYGLRADKSIYLQNPIENPQMTALLLPDANGNMKSYSSGLWPKSRIMLSPRIGFRASFLDDNSLVFRGGMGIFTGRVPYVFLTNGPSNSGMYNFGGVATAEQLKTIKLNRDPSTYASLFPQSAGTAIQSTTVLIDRNFKFPQIFRVNAALEKNLGNGFTATFEGLYTKDINATRMRNANLKAPTGVLIEGDQSRVRYVGTGANGLVTANDRLIYPNINTAVILENTNKGYAASATAQLTKRFENGLFASASYTYTKAQEAFSTAGSTAASVWASTTNVGTSNDIELGNTPNFVPHRVVAYASYRFNYLDHAATTIGLFYQGSAQGFGGYSYTVNGDLNGDGNGSSDLMYIPKKASELTFASYTATVNGVVYTFTPQQQAAALEQFINNTPYLKKHRGQYAQRNAAYFPWYNRIDANLLQDFYFTTGKNNQRHTLQLSAVVQNLPNLLSKYWGIQKQATYTSPLTYTSIDNNGVPSYNMRQLNGQLVNTPFVDATSGTTWSLLIGAKYIF